A section of the Hirschia baltica ATCC 49814 genome encodes:
- the fliG gene encoding flagellar motor switch protein FliG, whose protein sequence is MNKREAIQQAAADGKKLTGAEKAAILLLALGQETGPIWEALDDEELRDVSSAMSTLGAVQSSLVEDLIIEFVGKLSTSGSITGNFEQTQRLLAQFLPGEKVDSLMEEIRGPAGRTMWDKLGNVSETVLANYLKNEYPQTVAVVLSKIKSDHAAAVLACLPPDFAIECMQRMLRMEPVARDIIEKIEVTLRTEFMTNLARTSKRDSHEQMADIFNAFDRQTEGRFMTALEEKSKEAAERIRSLMFVFDDLSKLDPGGIQTLLKAVPKDKLTLALKGANEEMQDLFTSNMSERAAKILKEDMNSMGPVKLKDVDSAQQDMVYQAKELAERGEIMLADGGAEDELVY, encoded by the coding sequence ATGAATAAGCGGGAAGCTATTCAGCAAGCCGCCGCCGATGGAAAAAAACTAACAGGAGCTGAAAAAGCTGCCATCCTGCTACTCGCACTCGGTCAAGAAACAGGCCCCATTTGGGAAGCGCTCGATGATGAAGAGCTGCGTGATGTGTCTTCAGCAATGTCGACTCTAGGCGCTGTTCAGTCCTCTTTGGTTGAAGACTTGATCATTGAATTTGTTGGTAAACTTTCTACTTCTGGCTCTATCACAGGTAATTTCGAGCAAACACAGCGACTACTTGCACAATTCCTTCCAGGTGAAAAAGTTGACTCTCTTATGGAAGAGATCCGCGGACCAGCTGGTCGTACCATGTGGGATAAGCTTGGAAATGTATCTGAGACTGTTCTCGCGAACTATCTCAAGAATGAATACCCACAGACAGTGGCTGTTGTTCTCTCAAAAATTAAATCTGACCACGCTGCAGCAGTTCTTGCCTGTCTGCCGCCAGATTTTGCAATTGAATGTATGCAGCGCATGCTTCGCATGGAGCCCGTTGCACGTGACATTATTGAAAAAATTGAGGTCACCCTTCGTACAGAGTTCATGACCAATCTCGCGCGCACTTCTAAACGCGACAGTCATGAGCAAATGGCAGATATTTTCAATGCTTTTGATCGCCAGACTGAAGGCCGTTTCATGACAGCGCTTGAAGAAAAAAGCAAAGAAGCAGCCGAAAGAATTCGTTCTCTTATGTTCGTCTTTGATGACCTATCAAAACTGGACCCAGGTGGCATTCAAACACTTCTAAAAGCAGTTCCAAAGGACAAGCTAACGCTTGCTCTCAAAGGTGCCAATGAAGAAATGCAGGACTTGTTCACTTCCAACATGTCTGAGCGGGCCGCAAAAATCTTGAAAGAAGACATGAATTCCATGGGGCCGGTAAAGCTTAAAGATGTCGATAGCGCTCAACAAGACATGGTCTATCAAGCAAAAGAACTTGCTGAACGTGGTGAAATCATGCTTGCCGACGGCGGCGCTGAAGATGAGCTGGTTTACTAG
- a CDS encoding FliH/SctL family protein — MKEAKPFEFLTEFTPSGEVLTGKKPDFKRVEDVELEVNQARENTQAAVMGSIEARIATALETIAANLTPSEQVVSQIALSLRNEAIDLAMAASEIIAGRALDENGHAAAEEAVAQACKQLRAEPRLIVTIAPDAELQIKMRLENMPDIAERLHFVTDPAARPGDWRIEFQGGAAEFNRDAITKTVEDCLNNRKSDPIEDQLDLFGAA, encoded by the coding sequence ATGAAAGAAGCTAAACCCTTTGAATTTCTTACTGAATTCACGCCTTCTGGTGAAGTATTAACTGGTAAAAAACCAGACTTCAAACGCGTTGAAGATGTCGAGCTGGAAGTTAATCAAGCCCGCGAAAACACCCAAGCTGCGGTTATGGGCAGTATCGAAGCGCGCATCGCCACAGCTCTTGAAACCATTGCAGCCAACCTTACTCCTTCTGAGCAAGTCGTCTCGCAGATTGCACTCTCTCTAAGAAATGAAGCAATTGATCTAGCCATGGCCGCATCAGAAATAATTGCTGGACGTGCCTTAGATGAAAATGGTCATGCTGCGGCGGAAGAAGCTGTTGCTCAAGCCTGTAAACAATTACGCGCTGAACCTCGCTTGATCGTAACAATCGCACCAGATGCTGAGCTCCAAATCAAAATGCGTTTGGAAAACATGCCAGACATTGCTGAACGTCTACATTTTGTCACCGATCCAGCAGCCCGCCCGGGCGACTGGCGCATCGAATTTCAAGGCGGTGCTGCTGAGTTTAACCGTGACGCAATAACCAAGACTGTCGAAGACTGCTTAAACAACCGCAAATCCGACCCAATCGAAGACCAACTCGATTTGTTCGGCGCGGCATAA
- a CDS encoding putative bifunctional diguanylate cyclase/phosphodiesterase, with protein MLITKIVSQFQIREDEPEINRARYDAIKRQLPVGYLLLTFASFGMSFTHMHLLPAYTLFPVAFLFLIIACVRAPEAFKNKGSILTDKQIVSRLKLSVKLSPVIGLLVFCWSTYLFEAGDGGLRGLVLLFTGVTVVGGAMTLLAVPQAAKAMLLSNIPLTVIYLLIQQDPVYMASALNLAMVAGVLHLAILSQDKSLTDIVRHQAALLGQSKRLAHLNSKTMRLANTDPLTKLPNRRSFFQTLDDTIEDYQETNQEFVLALLDLDGFKPVNDVFGHSAGDHLLKSTARRLSKRIGENVIVGRLGGDEFGLLFLKPDDDQTMLKRAADICNTLREPFKLEEGTANIGGTIGLARFPRAGDARSTLFDRADYALCYAKQHSKGVPIFFSEQHEDSIRDALALEKGLTEANLEQELYVEFQPIIDTSQNRVAGFEALARWYNPVLGQVSPVDFITTAEQAGSIRVLTNILLKRALESMQDWPEDIYMAFNLSAVLLSSPTCLQRLISIVEEAGIAPSRIVFEITETMIMQDYDRVIESLHYIRKQGFSLALDDFGTGYSSLSYVQKMPITRLKIDRAFIKDMAKKPADRNIVRTIADLCRNLNLDCVVEGVETERQLQLVTDLDLHYIQGYYFSRPLAPTAALAFAQFMNSNTETADQLPPPRDISFNWSGINENTLSPQNLHMKKQQKS; from the coding sequence GTGTTGATTACAAAAATAGTATCACAATTTCAGATACGTGAAGACGAGCCGGAAATAAACCGCGCTCGCTACGATGCTATCAAAAGACAACTACCTGTAGGATACTTGCTGCTTACTTTTGCTAGCTTCGGCATGAGTTTCACACATATGCATCTACTTCCTGCATATACACTTTTTCCCGTCGCTTTTCTGTTCTTGATAATTGCTTGCGTTCGCGCACCAGAAGCATTCAAAAATAAAGGATCTATTCTGACGGACAAGCAAATAGTTTCTCGACTAAAACTGTCTGTAAAACTATCTCCCGTTATCGGATTACTTGTTTTTTGCTGGAGCACCTATTTATTTGAGGCTGGCGATGGTGGATTACGTGGCTTAGTCCTACTCTTCACTGGCGTAACTGTTGTGGGTGGTGCAATGACACTACTGGCCGTTCCACAAGCAGCTAAAGCTATGCTGCTATCCAACATCCCATTAACTGTGATTTATCTGTTGATACAGCAAGACCCAGTATATATGGCATCAGCTCTAAATTTGGCTATGGTTGCCGGTGTCCTACATCTAGCAATTTTGAGCCAAGATAAAAGTCTTACAGATATTGTTCGTCATCAAGCTGCGCTGCTTGGCCAGAGTAAACGCCTAGCGCATTTGAATTCAAAAACAATGAGACTTGCAAATACGGACCCGCTCACAAAATTACCAAACCGTCGTAGCTTTTTTCAAACTCTTGATGACACAATAGAAGATTACCAAGAAACAAACCAAGAATTTGTTTTGGCCCTCCTTGACCTGGATGGATTTAAACCAGTCAACGATGTTTTTGGCCATTCAGCAGGAGATCATCTGCTAAAGTCCACAGCTCGACGCCTATCAAAACGTATAGGAGAAAATGTTATCGTTGGCCGCTTAGGTGGAGATGAGTTTGGTTTGCTCTTCTTAAAGCCGGACGATGACCAAACGATGTTAAAAAGAGCTGCGGACATCTGCAACACCCTTCGGGAACCTTTCAAATTAGAGGAAGGCACAGCAAATATCGGCGGAACAATAGGATTAGCGCGTTTCCCACGTGCAGGTGATGCACGCTCCACATTATTCGACCGCGCAGATTATGCTCTATGCTATGCAAAACAACACTCTAAAGGTGTACCAATATTTTTCTCAGAGCAGCATGAAGATTCAATAAGAGATGCCTTAGCACTAGAAAAAGGCCTTACAGAAGCCAATTTAGAACAAGAATTATATGTCGAATTTCAACCGATTATAGATACAAGCCAAAACCGTGTCGCCGGTTTTGAAGCCCTAGCACGTTGGTATAACCCAGTTCTCGGCCAAGTCTCACCTGTAGATTTTATCACAACGGCAGAGCAAGCTGGCAGTATCCGAGTTTTAACCAACATTTTGTTGAAGCGCGCACTGGAAAGCATGCAAGATTGGCCTGAAGATATCTATATGGCATTCAACCTTTCAGCTGTGCTTTTATCATCCCCCACTTGTTTGCAACGCCTCATTTCTATTGTTGAAGAAGCTGGGATTGCGCCATCTCGTATTGTCTTTGAAATAACAGAAACCATGATTATGCAGGATTATGACCGAGTCATTGAATCTCTGCACTATATCCGCAAACAAGGCTTCTCACTCGCACTTGATGATTTTGGGACAGGGTATTCAAGTCTCAGCTATGTGCAGAAAATGCCAATCACCCGTCTTAAAATCGACCGTGCATTTATCAAGGATATGGCCAAAAAGCCTGCTGATCGCAACATCGTCCGTACGATTGCTGACTTATGTCGCAACCTCAATCTCGATTGTGTTGTTGAAGGTGTCGAAACAGAAAGACAATTACAGCTCGTGACAGACCTGGACCTGCATTACATTCAAGGCTATTATTTTAGCCGACCACTCGCTCCGACAGCTGCTTTAGCGTTTGCTCAATTTATGAATTCAAACACAGAAACAGCAGATCAGTTGCCTCCCCCCAGAGATATCTCATTTAACTGGAGTGGTATAAACGAAAATACCCTATCACCGCAAAACCTTCACATGAAGAAACAGCAAAAGTCTTAA
- the fliN gene encoding flagellar motor switch protein FliN, protein MATDDLNLPELEATGKVLAKPISAEEEAERREKFAADLAPMFDVPVSVQAVIGRTTMEVSELMHLGEGSVLELDRRVGEAIDIYVNSRLVARGEIVVVDDRLGVTMTEIIKNAGG, encoded by the coding sequence ATGGCAACAGACGATTTAAACCTTCCAGAACTTGAAGCGACTGGCAAAGTTCTAGCAAAACCAATTTCTGCGGAAGAAGAAGCAGAAAGACGTGAAAAATTCGCAGCTGACCTTGCCCCCATGTTTGACGTGCCCGTCTCCGTGCAAGCCGTTATTGGGCGTACAACCATGGAAGTATCTGAACTGATGCACCTTGGTGAAGGGTCAGTTCTCGAACTAGACCGAAGAGTCGGTGAAGCTATTGATATTTATGTTAATTCTCGACTTGTCGCTCGTGGAGAAATCGTTGTCGTCGATGACCGCCTAGGTGTCACAATGACAGAGATTATTAAGAATGCAGGCGGTTAA
- a CDS encoding flagellar biosynthesis protein FlhF — protein sequence MRMKLFSAATVEEAMEKMRAELGSDAVILSTRNEPGCVEVRAAVERAPNARFATPIFSETRPTFDHTTRDRIRDVMNWHGAPSGFTDIVTNAGLKLMGNTADAGPAMAAGLEGVLSFSPIHSDTRKSILLVGAPGCGKTSTAAKLAAVTRNSPLGLKATSADFDAAGGHARLSAYVGRPDVGLFKSPEALQKHLAARTPSERKLVIDGPAFNPVDSNEIARLRNLLYNVDVEPILVMSAEGHPEDLEDNARAFASVGVRRAILTKLDVVRRRGGAFAAISSSRLSIAQLSLTHSISNGLIPATPLRIARLLLETAPDNGSGSNMSYRGAA from the coding sequence ATGAGAATGAAACTATTCTCCGCAGCCACCGTGGAAGAAGCCATGGAAAAAATGCGGGCAGAATTAGGCTCGGATGCGGTAATACTCTCTACCCGCAATGAACCTGGTTGTGTGGAAGTGAGAGCCGCAGTTGAGCGCGCACCGAATGCACGTTTCGCGACACCAATTTTCTCCGAAACACGGCCAACCTTCGACCATACAACACGTGACCGCATCCGCGATGTCATGAATTGGCATGGTGCACCTAGTGGGTTTACTGACATAGTCACCAATGCTGGCCTTAAATTAATGGGCAATACAGCAGATGCTGGTCCAGCAATGGCAGCTGGACTTGAAGGCGTCTTGTCTTTTTCTCCAATTCATTCAGATACGCGTAAATCAATTCTTCTCGTGGGCGCTCCTGGTTGTGGTAAAACATCTACAGCCGCAAAACTTGCCGCTGTTACCCGCAATTCCCCCCTTGGATTAAAAGCGACGTCTGCTGATTTTGATGCAGCAGGTGGTCACGCTAGATTGTCAGCTTATGTTGGCCGCCCAGATGTTGGTTTGTTTAAATCTCCTGAAGCACTCCAAAAACATCTGGCAGCGAGAACGCCATCAGAGCGCAAACTCGTGATAGATGGTCCAGCATTTAACCCAGTTGATAGCAATGAAATCGCCCGCCTTCGCAACCTTCTCTACAATGTAGATGTCGAACCAATTTTAGTTATGTCCGCAGAAGGACATCCTGAAGATCTGGAAGATAATGCACGTGCTTTCGCAAGTGTTGGTGTTAGAAGGGCAATTTTAACTAAATTAGATGTAGTAAGACGTAGAGGTGGTGCTTTTGCTGCAATTTCTTCATCGCGGTTAAGCATCGCTCAACTAAGTTTGACGCATTCTATATCAAATGGGCTAATTCCAGCGACACCTTTGCGAATCGCAAGGCTACTCCTAGAAACCGCCCCAGATAATGGATCAGGATCTAACATGTCATATAGAGGAGCTGCATAA
- a CDS encoding nucleotide-binding protein: MSFSGKKSGHMSSAPRIAPAQILAVASGKGGVGKTWLSTTLAASFAKAGKRTLLIDGDFGCANVDVQLGIAPDTDLAAVMAGWVELDDAVTPVNGGAGTQGGFDVLPGRSGSGVLAELPKDDAARLAAGLTTLAMQYDMVLVDLAAGIDANVMRLARAADRALVVANDEPTSMTDAYAFIKVLRGYAPSVTPWIAVNMADTRVAGRRTYEALARASQTFLGFRPPLAGIVLRDSKVREAIRTQKTLLSIYPNAQAAIDAEQIAEAILRGGADSIAEAS; encoded by the coding sequence ATGTCGTTCTCTGGCAAAAAATCAGGACACATGTCCTCAGCGCCCCGCATTGCGCCAGCTCAGATCTTGGCTGTTGCTTCAGGAAAAGGCGGCGTGGGTAAGACTTGGCTGTCTACAACTCTCGCTGCTTCCTTTGCAAAAGCAGGAAAAAGAACTCTCCTCATTGATGGCGATTTTGGTTGTGCAAATGTTGATGTTCAATTGGGTATCGCACCTGACACCGACTTAGCCGCTGTTATGGCTGGATGGGTAGAACTTGACGATGCTGTAACCCCAGTTAATGGCGGCGCAGGCACTCAAGGTGGATTTGATGTCCTACCCGGTCGTTCAGGTTCAGGTGTATTGGCCGAACTTCCAAAAGACGATGCAGCAAGACTTGCAGCAGGTCTCACAACATTAGCCATGCAATATGATATGGTACTTGTTGATCTTGCAGCCGGTATTGATGCTAACGTTATGCGCCTAGCAAGGGCTGCCGACCGTGCCCTCGTCGTCGCCAATGACGAACCCACATCAATGACAGATGCATATGCATTTATCAAAGTGCTTCGTGGATACGCACCAAGCGTCACACCTTGGATTGCAGTCAACATGGCAGATACTCGCGTTGCTGGGCGTCGTACATATGAAGCCTTGGCCCGTGCAAGTCAGACTTTCCTTGGCTTCCGTCCACCATTGGCTGGTATTGTTCTTCGTGACTCTAAAGTCCGCGAAGCTATCCGTACACAGAAGACACTTCTATCAATTTACCCCAATGCTCAGGCAGCTATTGATGCTGAACAAATTGCGGAAGCAATTTTACGCGGTGGAGCTGATTCAATCGCCGAAGCAAGTTAG
- the flhA gene encoding flagellar biosynthesis protein FlhA, producing the protein MAEASNNTSGISFGGLDFNAIAKGAAKGEVALGLGVMTLIVMLIVPLPAFLLDFMLAISITFSVLVLMTALLIQKPLEFSSFPAVLLLATMLRLALNMASTRLILSKGDQGPEAAGSIIKTFGSFVMGGNYVIGVIVFIILVIVNFMVITKGSGRIAEVAARFTLDAMPGKQMAIDADLSAGMINEDEARTRRKELEGESSFFGAMDGASKFVKGDAMAGLLITIINIIGGILIGVAQKGLPFTEAAQTYTMLTIGDGLVSQIPALIISVAAGMLVSKAGVDGSTDKALGIQLMASPQGLSMVAGIAAFAGLLPGMPIIPFFLLAGGAGYGAWRAAAAREATAKAKEIKENEIISDARKPTEEAPISDSIAVDELKVELGFGLLSLINESEGRKLTDQIKAVRRQVASEFGFIAPQVRIVDNLEIGSENYRIMIKEVESGSGALRPLMDLAMDASGAAAPIAGERVKEPVFGLPAVWIDKSYKEEAAMNGYTVVDAATVLTTHFTELVKDNMADLMSFTALKELTDDLPAAQKALLEDIVPNQITMSGIQRVLQNLLREKISVRDFATILEAIAEASGASTDLMQITEHVRTRLARQLCNANQAHDGQLSVVTLSPAWEQSFAEALIGEPGARQLALEPSRLHEFVNEMRRVFEAAAQTGDTPVLLTSAPIRPYVRSLVERFRAQTVVMSQNEIHPKARLRGAGSI; encoded by the coding sequence ATGGCTGAAGCAAGTAATAACACAAGCGGCATTTCTTTTGGTGGGTTGGATTTCAACGCCATCGCAAAAGGTGCGGCCAAAGGTGAAGTCGCGCTAGGGCTTGGTGTGATGACATTGATCGTCATGCTGATCGTTCCGCTTCCAGCATTTCTGCTCGACTTCATGCTGGCTATTTCCATCACATTCTCTGTATTAGTGTTGATGACAGCCTTGCTTATCCAAAAGCCTCTGGAATTTTCTTCATTCCCAGCGGTATTGTTACTTGCAACTATGCTCCGCCTCGCACTGAACATGGCCTCCACGCGCCTCATCTTGTCAAAAGGTGATCAAGGACCAGAAGCCGCGGGTAGTATCATCAAGACATTCGGATCTTTCGTAATGGGCGGCAATTACGTGATCGGCGTGATTGTTTTCATTATCCTCGTGATCGTAAATTTCATGGTTATCACCAAGGGTTCAGGCCGTATCGCCGAAGTCGCAGCACGTTTCACCCTAGATGCAATGCCCGGTAAGCAAATGGCGATCGACGCTGACCTATCAGCTGGTATGATCAACGAAGATGAAGCACGCACGCGTCGTAAAGAACTTGAAGGCGAAAGCAGTTTTTTCGGAGCAATGGATGGTGCGTCCAAATTCGTGAAGGGAGACGCTATGGCTGGTCTCCTCATCACGATCATCAACATTATCGGTGGTATTCTAATCGGTGTAGCACAAAAAGGCCTACCATTCACAGAAGCCGCTCAAACATACACAATGCTAACAATTGGTGATGGTCTGGTATCGCAAATCCCAGCACTCATCATCTCAGTCGCTGCTGGTATGCTTGTATCGAAAGCTGGTGTTGATGGGTCAACAGACAAAGCACTCGGAATACAACTCATGGCTTCTCCGCAAGGATTATCCATGGTCGCAGGAATTGCCGCTTTTGCTGGTCTTTTACCCGGAATGCCAATTATCCCATTCTTCCTCCTAGCTGGAGGCGCTGGATATGGTGCATGGAGAGCTGCCGCAGCAAGAGAAGCAACGGCCAAAGCCAAAGAGATCAAAGAAAACGAAATCATTTCAGATGCTCGCAAACCAACAGAAGAAGCACCAATCAGTGACAGCATTGCTGTTGATGAGTTGAAAGTCGAATTGGGCTTTGGTCTGCTTTCACTGATCAATGAATCAGAAGGTCGCAAACTCACAGATCAGATAAAAGCTGTTCGTCGCCAAGTCGCATCTGAGTTTGGTTTCATCGCGCCGCAAGTTCGCATTGTCGACAATTTAGAAATTGGTTCGGAAAACTACCGCATCATGATCAAGGAAGTGGAATCTGGATCTGGTGCACTTCGCCCCTTGATGGATCTAGCAATGGATGCTTCTGGCGCTGCCGCCCCAATTGCTGGTGAGCGCGTAAAAGAACCTGTCTTTGGGCTTCCAGCCGTTTGGATTGATAAGTCATATAAAGAAGAAGCCGCAATGAATGGGTATACTGTTGTAGATGCTGCAACAGTACTCACCACGCACTTCACTGAATTGGTGAAGGACAACATGGCCGACCTTATGTCTTTCACCGCCTTGAAAGAGCTAACAGATGATCTTCCAGCGGCTCAAAAAGCGCTATTAGAAGACATCGTGCCCAACCAAATTACAATGTCAGGTATTCAGCGCGTCCTTCAAAACTTACTACGTGAGAAAATATCTGTACGCGATTTTGCAACAATACTTGAAGCAATTGCTGAAGCATCAGGTGCCTCAACAGATCTCATGCAAATTACAGAACATGTGCGCACTCGCCTTGCGCGCCAACTTTGTAATGCCAACCAAGCTCATGATGGCCAATTATCAGTTGTCACCCTTTCACCAGCTTGGGAACAATCATTTGCTGAAGCACTCATTGGTGAACCCGGCGCGCGTCAGCTCGCGTTAGAGCCATCAAGATTGCACGAGTTTGTAAATGAAATGCGCCGCGTGTTTGAAGCAGCGGCACAAACTGGAGATACACCAGTTCTCCTCACATCTGCCCCGATCCGTCCATATGTGCGCTCACTTGTTGAACGTTTCCGCGCACAAACCGTCGTCATGAGCCAAAATGAAATTCACCCCAAAGCCCGTTTACGCGGTGCAGGGTCAATCTAG
- the flbD gene encoding sigma-54-dependent transcriptional regulator FlbD, with translation MRVLIIGDLGGQLSAATKIAFERGAQVSHAASPAIALDSLRAGHGADLVMIDVKADIAWLYEALQTEHIAAPIVACGVEADADAAASAIHAGAREFIPLPPDAELIAAVLSAVSEDERTMIASDPAMMQVVELAEQIAPSDASVLITGESGVGKEVMARFVHQKSRRAGKTFISVNCAAIPENLLESELFGHEKGAFTGAMTRRIGKFEEANGGTLLLDEISEMDARLQAKLLRAIQEREIDRVGGNKPVKVDIRIVATSNRDLAEAVRSGDFREDLLYRLNVMNLRIPALRERRSDLVKLSDFFIDKYSAANGLPNKELSDEAREQINSSRWPGNVRELENAMHRAVILSRGPVIEADAIRTPDGAPLSSSTGHSNYESQIDLTVQRATETAHTAITAGLASVQVGRTVAEVEQDLILSTLDHCLGNRTHAANILGISIRTLRNKLRTYTDAGVEVAAPGETRAAG, from the coding sequence ATGCGCGTTTTGATTATTGGAGATTTGGGTGGGCAGCTATCCGCCGCGACGAAGATTGCATTCGAGCGCGGCGCTCAAGTTTCTCACGCCGCCTCCCCTGCAATCGCACTTGATTCACTTCGTGCTGGACATGGCGCTGATCTTGTCATGATTGATGTCAAAGCTGACATTGCTTGGCTTTATGAGGCGCTTCAAACTGAACACATCGCTGCACCTATTGTCGCTTGTGGTGTAGAAGCCGATGCCGATGCTGCTGCATCAGCAATCCACGCAGGTGCACGCGAATTTATTCCCCTTCCACCCGATGCAGAGCTAATAGCAGCTGTTCTGTCTGCGGTATCAGAAGACGAACGCACAATGATCGCGTCTGATCCTGCCATGATGCAAGTTGTCGAACTTGCCGAACAAATAGCTCCTTCCGATGCTTCTGTATTAATCACAGGTGAAAGCGGTGTCGGTAAAGAAGTCATGGCGCGCTTTGTCCACCAAAAATCTCGCCGTGCTGGTAAAACATTCATTTCAGTAAACTGTGCAGCTATTCCAGAAAACTTGCTGGAATCGGAGTTATTCGGACATGAAAAAGGCGCGTTCACAGGCGCAATGACACGCCGCATTGGTAAATTTGAAGAAGCCAATGGGGGTACACTCCTCCTTGATGAAATTTCCGAAATGGACGCGCGCCTTCAGGCCAAACTTTTGCGTGCTATCCAAGAGCGTGAAATTGACCGTGTTGGCGGCAACAAGCCAGTAAAAGTCGACATCCGTATTGTAGCAACATCAAATCGTGACCTTGCCGAAGCTGTTCGTTCTGGTGATTTCCGGGAAGACCTTCTTTATCGCTTGAACGTGATGAACCTCCGTATTCCAGCTTTGCGTGAACGCCGCTCAGATTTAGTAAAACTATCTGATTTCTTCATTGATAAATATAGCGCAGCAAATGGCTTACCTAATAAAGAGCTATCTGATGAAGCGCGCGAACAAATCAACAGCTCACGCTGGCCCGGTAATGTGCGTGAACTTGAAAACGCAATGCACCGCGCTGTCATATTATCACGCGGCCCCGTCATCGAAGCTGACGCCATTCGCACACCAGATGGTGCTCCTCTTTCAAGTTCAACAGGTCACAGCAATTACGAATCTCAAATTGACCTAACTGTGCAACGTGCCACAGAAACAGCACACACAGCCATCACTGCTGGCCTAGCAAGTGTGCAGGTTGGACGCACTGTTGCTGAAGTAGAACAAGACTTAATCCTATCTACTTTAGATCATTGTTTGGGAAATCGGACACACGCCGCCAACATTTTGGGTATTTCAATTCGTACCCTCCGCAACAAACTTCGCACATACACAGACGCCGGAGTTGAAGTAGCAGCTCCTGGTGAAACACGGGCAGCAGGCTAA